CTTCGGCGAGGCGTTCACGCTCGTCAGCATCGAGGCGCCGTTCGACGTTCGCGCCGAGCGCATCGACGACCGCGGGCGGGACGTCACGGCCGAGGACGGCGGCGAAGGACTCGAGGCCCGCGACGAGCGCGAGCGCGGGTTCGGGATGGACGACGCGATGGACCGCGCCGACGCCGTCGTCGAGAACACCGACAGCCTCGAGGCGTTCCACGACCGGATTCGAACTATCATCCGAAAGCGCAAGCAGGCACAGCGATGACGGACGTCTACCGCATCACCGCCGAGATCACCGCTCCGGTGTACGACACGGAGGTCACCGCCCGCGTGGCCGACGCCGTCGCGAACGTCTTTCCGAACGCCGACTTAGCGGAGGGCCACGGCGAGATCAGGGGAACGGTACACTCCCTCGAGCACTTCTCCGAACTCCTCCACCGCCAGGAGATCCTCGACACCGCCCGCGGCGAGTTCTTCGGCAACCGGGAGGGGGACACGTTCAGCTTCGCGCTGAAGAAACAGGCCGCCTTCGAGGGGCGGGTGAACTTCGCGGTCGGCGAGACCGACGAACTCGGAGAGATCGCGGTTCGAGTCCGCGTCGACGACCCGGACGTCCCGACCTACATCGACGCCGTCGCCCCCGAGACCGAGGACGGAAAACCGATCGGCGCCTGAGTCGCCGTTCGCTTCTCACACGCAGTCGTCGGCCGCCTCGAGCGCCGCCGCCCCCGCCTCCTCGTGGCGGGCGGCGCCGGTCGGATCGCGCTCGTCGAGCGCGCGGGCCGAGTCGGCGAACTCGAGGGCCGCCTCCTCGAGGTGTACGCTCTGACAGCGGGTCGTCTCCGCGTACGTCCCCACGCCACCCGGCGCGTCCAGCGCGTCGTCCGAGTGCGCCGTCGCCGCTTCGTAGTGGGCCGCCGCCTCGTCGAACGACGCCGCCGCCTCGTCGTATCGCTCCGCCTCGGTTTGCTCCTCGCCCCGCTCGAGACACCGGTGGCCGTCGACGGTCGCCGCGAGCGCCGCCCCGAGGTTCGAGAGCCCGACGACGACCTCGTCGAGCAGCCGAAGGCCCTCCTCGATCGGCTCGAGGTCGACGACGGCGAGTCCCTCGAGACGGTCGCGGTCGAGTTCCGGGAGCGTCTCGAGGGCGGGATCGAGCTCGTCCCGCGCGGTCGCGAACCGCGCGCGGAGGCCGGCGACGGTCGTTTCCGCCGCCTCGAGCCGGCGGGCGTCGATCTCCTCGGAGAGAGCGTCGATCGCGTCCGGGATCGCGTCGTCGGTGACGGCAGCGGTCGTCTCGACGACGCCGGCGAGGACGTCGGCGAACGATCGCAGCGCCGCGACGGCGGCGGCCGTCCCCTCGTCGGTCGCTTCCGCGTCCTCGAGGTGCGTCCGGGCGTCGGCGAGTCGGTCGCGCGGTTCGTCGAACTCGACGGAGACGTTTCCGGTGTCCTCGAGCTCCGTCGCTAGCGGTCGAAGCGCGAGTGCGGCCCGGTTCAGCTGTCCGACGGCGCGCCTGCGGTCGCGGTCGGCCTCGCGGTAGCTGCGGGTCATCTCGACGGTCGGCTCGCGCTGGGTGCCGACGCTCGAGGCGTCCCGGAGCCCGGAGAGATCGTCGAGACAGCCCGCGAGCGCACCGGTGCCGAGTACGGAGAGAGAAGCGAGGTACTGCCGGCGGTTCATGGGGGAGGATTCGTCTAGAGACGTATTACTGTGCTGGAAAATACACTATCTGAGAACGAGGAGGCCGCGGTGCGGAGCCGAAAGACGGCCGCGGGTTAGCCGAACGGACCGCCCATACCGCCACCGCCGCCGCCCTGTTGCATCTGCTGCATCATCCGCTGCATCTCCTTCTCCGAGCCCATGCCCTGGAACTGCTTGATGGTGCGCTCCATCATCTTGAACTGCTGGAGCAGTTCGCGCACTGACTCCTCGTCGGTGCCCGAACCGCGGGCGATGCGCTCGATCTGGCTGGCGCCGATGGCGCGGGGGTACTCCTTTTCGGCGTCGGTCATCGAGTCCATGATGACCTCGAAGGTGCGCATCCGGTCCTGGGTGACGTCCATCGCGTCGTCGGGCAGCTGGTCCTTGATCCCGCCGCCGAAACCGGGGATCATGTCGAGCACCTGATCCAGGGGACCCATGTTGTTCATCGCCTCCATCTGTTTTTGCATATCGTTGAGGGTGAAGTTGCCCTGGAGCATGTCCTCGGGGTCCCAGTCCTCCTCCTCGAGCTGGGTCTGCTCCATCGCGCGCTCGACGCGCTCGGCGAGCTGGCCGAGGTCGCCCATCCCCAGCAGCCGGGAGATGAAGCCGTTGGGCTCGAAGCGCTCGACGTCCTCGACCTCCTCGCCGGTGCCGAGGAAAGCGATCGAGGAGTCGGTCTGATCCACCGCAGTCAGGGCACCGCCACCCTTCGCCGTCCCGTCGAGTTTCGTGATGACGACGCCGTCGATCCCGACGGACTCGTTGAACTGCTGGGCCTGCTCCTTGGCGCCCTGGCCGATCGCCGCGTCGAGTACCAAAAGCGAGGTGTCGGGCTGGACAACACCTTCGATCTCCTCGATCTCGTCGATCAGGTCGTCCTCCAAGGCGTGTCGGCCGGCCGTGTCGACGATGTGGACTTCGGCCTCGCTCGTCGCCTCGAGCCCCTCGCGGGCGATCTGGACCGGATCCTCCGCGTCGGGGTCGCCGTAGAAGTCGACCTCGGCGCGTTCGCACATCTGCTTGGCCTGGTCGTAGGCGCCGGGGCGGAACGTGTCCGTCTGGATCACGGCGGGGCGCAGCCCCTTCGTCGAGAACCACCACGCCATCTTCGCCGCGGAGGTGGTCTTCCCGGACCCCTGGAGGCCCGCGAGCATGATCGTCTGGTCTTCGAGCGGGAGTTCGGTCGACTCGCCGATGAGGGCGACCAGCTCCTCGTAGACGATGCGGAGGACGAAATCGCGCGCCGGCGTCCCGGCGGGCGGCTCCTCCTCGAGGGCTCTCGTCTTGATGTTATCGGAGAGCTCCATGACGAGCGAGACGTCGACGTCGGCCGAGAGCAGCGAGCGCTGGATCTCTTTGACGACCTCCTCGACGTCTTCCTCAGAGATGCGTGACTTTCCGCGAAGTTTATCGAGAGTGCCTCGCAGAGAACTGCCGAGATCGTCGAGTACCATTTGCACGATGTACGGGCCGGCGGCGTTAAAGGCTTTTTCTCGGGCGGTCGTCCGCCCGCGGGACCGAGAGCGATCGTCAACGACCGGCTTCGAGTCCGCGCGGGTCGTCGATCCGCGGACGACGCGGCGCGAAGAAATTGTCAACGTATTTCACTCGAGGGCCGAAACGGGAACGCGATGAGCGGCGACCCCAAGGGCGAGGGCGTCTTCTGGCTCGAGATGCTGTGTCTCCTGTTGGTCCCCCCGGTGGTCATGGGACTCGCCATCGGGGCGCTGAGCGGCGTCGAGGACGGCGCCTGGGGAACGATCATCGGCGGAATCGTGGGCGTCAGCGCCGCGAAGCTCCGCATGGAGGTGCGGGCGATGCGTCGGGCGGACTGACGCGGTGAGGTGACAGTACTTATGGCCGTCATCGTCCCACTGGCGAGTATGCCAGACAAACTCGAAACCTACGGGCGGATCGTCGACGCCGGCGTCGTCGCCGTCATGCGCGGGATCGACCCCGACGACGCGGTTCCCGTCGCGGAGGCGCTGTACGAAGGGGGCGTCGAGGCCCTCGAGATCACCGTCGACGCCCCGCGTGCGACGGAGATGATCGCGGACGTCGACCGCGCGCTCGCCGACACCGACGCGGTCGTCGGCGCGGGGACGGTCCTCGACGAGGCGATGGCCGTCAACGTCATCGAGGCGGGCGCGGACTACCTGCTCGCGCCCCACTTCGATCGGGGAATGGTCGAGGCCTGCAACCGCTACGGGAAGGTCGCCATACCGGGCGTCGCGACGCCCACCGAGGCCGTTCGGGCCGCGGAGGCGGGCGCGGACATGCTGAAGGTGTTTCCCGCCTCGGATCTCGGGCCGGGCTACATCAGCGCGATCCAGGGGCCGCTGGGTCAGCTCCCCATCGTCGCCACCGGCGGCGTCAGCCCCGACAACGTCGCCGACTTCTTCGCGGCCGGCGCGGCCGCCGTCGGCGCGGGCTCCGCGATGATCGACTACGACGCCATCGACCGCGGCGACATGGCGGGGGTCCGTGAGCACGCCGCGACGTTCGCCGAGGCCGTCGACGAGGCGCGGTCCTGAACCCACCGGAAAACGCGACCAGCCCTTTTTCCAATCAGTTTCGTCGGGAAACGAACGAAAGCGACGTGCTTCGTCGGCCGCTACCCCGAGGTAAATACGTCGCGAGAACGGCCGATTATCCTCGAAATCCGAAACGCGGTTCGTGCCGCCACGGCGCGTTAGACCCCTGCATACGGCGTGTTCAACCGTCTCACGGAACGGTTATTAATTTCCGTGAAGACAACTTTTATAGTGCTTGGACAGACGTTTCAAATTCTGGCAAACAAACACCGCCGTCGGTTACTCACGGAGTTGTTACACTCGCGTGGCGACGGGAGCATCTGCGTTCCCGAAGAAGTCGTCGACGAGGAGCAGACGCTCGAGAACGCGGACGTGGCGCTCCGTCACCAACACCTGCCGCTCCTCGAGGAGGCGCAGTTCGTCCGCTGGAACACGGACACGCAGACGGTCGAGCGGGGGGCGAAGTTCGACGAGATCTGCCCGCTCCTCACGCTGCTCACGGCCAATTCGCAGACGCTCCCCGGCGAGTGGGTCTGAGCGCCGGGAAAGAGACACGGCGGTGAGGTAGAGCGGATCTCGACGGCCCAGCCCGATTTATACTACCGCCCGTGGTCGGTTCGCTGAACCCATGACCGATTTCGACATCATCGTTCTCGGCGGCGGCTCCGGCTCGCAGGTCGCCACCGCGGCCGCCGAAGAGGGGCTCGAGGCCGTCGTCGTCGAACCCGGGCCGCTCGGCGGCGCCTGCGTCACCCGGGGCTGTGTCCCCTCGAAGGCGCTGATCCACCGCGCCGACGTGCTCGAGGAGATCCGCGGCGCCGAACGGTTCGGCATCGACGCCGCGGTGAGGGGAATCGACTACGCCGCGATCACCGACGCCATCCACGACACCGTCTACGAGAAGGCCGACGCGCAGGCCGAGAGCCTCGAGGAGAACGAGCACGTCACGCTCTACCGGGGAGCGGGACGGTTCCTCGACGACGAGACGGTCCTCGTCGAGCGCGAGGACGACGAGGACGTGGAGATCCGTGGCAAGACGATCGTCGTCGCCGTCGGCTCGAGGCCCGTCGAGCCGCCGATCGACGGCCTCGAGGCGGTCGACTACTACACGAGCGACGACGTCCTGTATCTCGACGACCCGCCCGAGAGCCTGCTGGTCGTCGGCGGCGGGTACATCGGCGCGGAGATGGGATACTTCTTCGACGCGGTCGGCACCGCGGTCACGATGGTCGGCCGCAGCGACCGGCTGCTCCCTCGCGAGGACGAGGCTGCGAGCGAGGCGGTGACCGACGCGCTCGCCGAACGGTTCGACGTCCACGCCGGCCACGAGGTGACGGCGGTTTCCGAGCGAGACGGCGGGATCGCCGCCGTCGTGGAATCCGACGACGAGACGATCGAACTGACCGCCGATGCGCTGCTTCTCGCGACCGGGAGACGGCCGAATACCGACACCCTCGACCTCGAGAACGCCGGGATCGACACCGACGACGGCGGCGCCGTCGACGTCGACGAGTTCTGCAAGACCAGCGCCGACGGCGTCTGGGCGCTCGGCGACGTCATCGGCGCCCAGCCGTACAAACACGCCGCCGACTACGAGGCGCGCTGCGTGACGGTAAACGTCCTCGAGGACACCCAGCAGGCCGTCGACTACGACGCGGTGCCCCACGCGGTGTTCACGAGGCCGCGGGTCGCGAGCGTCGGCCGGACGGAAGAAGAACTGGCCGAGGAGGGCCTCGAGTACGAGGCGGCGACGGTGAGCTACGACGCGGCGCCGCTGGGGCTGCTCCTCGAGAGCGACGGCTTCGTGAAAGTGCTCGCCGAACCCGACGGCGGCGAAATCCTCGGCTGTCACGTCGTCGGACCCGAGGCGCCGACGCTGATCCAGGAGGTCGTCGTCGCGATGGAGCGGGCCGGCGGCCGGGTCGACGATGTCGTCGCCGCCGTTCACGTCCACCCGGCGCTCTCGGAGGTGATACTGGCGGCGTTCGACGAGCTCTCTACGCGACCGTACTCGACGGCCCCGGACTGGCGGGACGTCGGCGAGTGACGGGCGACGGGTCGATCGCTTGCGAGCGATGGGCGGGCGTTTTTCCCGCTCATTGTGGACGATGGGCAGGACGGACTTCAGTCCGAACACACCAGACAATGTCCGACGACGAGCCATCCACCGACGACGGAGTACCGCGAGAGAACTCGACTGCCGACCGGCCGGCGGCGACCGACGGCGGATCGGAGTCCGGAACCAGCGGCAACGAGGTCGACGAGAACAGCAAACGGGACCAGCTCGAGGAGGTGACCGAAAACCCCGAGGGCGAGGAGCTGACGACCGACCACGGCGTCAAGGTCACCGACACGGACAACTCCCTGAAGGCGGGCGAGCGCGGCCCGACGATCATGGAGGACTTCCACTTCCGGGAGAAGATGACCCAGTTCGACCACGAGTCGATCCCGGAACGGGTCGTCCACGCCCGCGGCACCGGCGCCCACGGCTACTTCCAGCCCTACGAGGATCCCGATCTCGGCGACGAATACGACGATCTCGAGGAGGTGACCAAGGCGAAGGTGCTGACCGATTCCGACCAGAAGACGCCCGTTTTCGTTCGGTTCTCGACGGTCGTCGGCTCGCGGGGCTCGTCCGACACCGTCCGGGACGTCCGCGGGTTCGCGACGAAGTTCTACACCGAGGAGGGCAACTGGGACCTCGTCGGGAACAATATGCCGCCCTTCTTCATCCAGGACGCGATGGACTTCCCGGACCTGGTTCACGCGATCAAGCCCGAGCCCGATAACGCGATTCCGCAGGCCTCGGCGGCCCACGACACGTTCTGGGACTTCGCCTCGCTGAAACCGGAGACCACGCACATGCTCATGTGGGTGCTCTCCGGACGAGCCCTCCCGCGAGCCTACCGCATGATGCAGGGCTTCGGCGTCCACACCTTCCGGCTGGTCAACGACGACGGCGAGTCGGTGTTCGTCAAGTTCCACTGGACGCCCAAGCTCGGGGTCAACCAGCTCGTCTGGGACGAGACCACGAAGCTCTGGGGGAAGAGTTCGGACTTCAACCGGAAGGGACTCTACGACGTCATCGAGGAGGGGTACGACCCCGAGTGGGAGCTCGGAATTCAGATCTTCGACGAGGAGCGGGCCGAGGAGTTCGACTTCGACGTGCTCGACCCGACGAAGATCGTTCCCGAGACCGAGGTTCCGGTGCGGCCGATCGGAAAGATGGTGCTCAACGAGACCCCCGACAACTTCTTCGCCGAGGTCGAACAGGTCGCGTTCCACCCCGGCAACGTCGTCCCCGGCATCGACTTCTCGAACGACCCGCTCCTCCAGGGCCGGCTGTTCTCCTACCAGGACACCCAGCTCAACCGCTTCGGGAGCGCCAACTGGGACGAGATTCCGATCAACCGCCCGATCGCCGAGCGCCACAACAACCAGCGCGCCGGCTTCATGCGCCAGGAGATCAACGAGGGGAAGGTATCCTACAAGCCGAACTCGATCGGCGACGACGACCCACAGGAGGTCCCCGAGGAGGAGGGCGGCTACGAACACTACGCCGAGAAGGTAGACGGAAAGAAGATCCGCAACCGCAGCGAGAGCTTCGAGGACCACTTCACGCAGGCGCGGCTGTTCTGGAATTCGATGAGCGAACCCGAAAAGCAGAACATCGTCGACGCCGCCCACTTCGAACTCGGCAAGGTCGGTCGCATGGAGATCCGCGAGCGGATGGTGTACGACCTGTTCAACAACGTCGACCACGAGTTCGCCAAACGCGTCGCCGAGGGGATCGGGGTCGAACCGCCCGAGGAACCCGGCGACCAGCTGCCGGATCACGACCGGGAGGATC
Above is a genomic segment from Natrononativus amylolyticus containing:
- a CDS encoding RNA-binding domain-containing protein; this encodes MTDVYRITAEITAPVYDTEVTARVADAVANVFPNADLAEGHGEIRGTVHSLEHFSELLHRQEILDTARGEFFGNREGDTFSFALKKQAAFEGRVNFAVGETDELGEIAVRVRVDDPDVPTYIDAVAPETEDGKPIGA
- a CDS encoding signal recognition particle protein Srp54, whose protein sequence is MVLDDLGSSLRGTLDKLRGKSRISEEDVEEVVKEIQRSLLSADVDVSLVMELSDNIKTRALEEEPPAGTPARDFVLRIVYEELVALIGESTELPLEDQTIMLAGLQGSGKTTSAAKMAWWFSTKGLRPAVIQTDTFRPGAYDQAKQMCERAEVDFYGDPDAEDPVQIAREGLEATSEAEVHIVDTAGRHALEDDLIDEIEEIEGVVQPDTSLLVLDAAIGQGAKEQAQQFNESVGIDGVVITKLDGTAKGGGALTAVDQTDSSIAFLGTGEEVEDVERFEPNGFISRLLGMGDLGQLAERVERAMEQTQLEEEDWDPEDMLQGNFTLNDMQKQMEAMNNMGPLDQVLDMIPGFGGGIKDQLPDDAMDVTQDRMRTFEVIMDSMTDAEKEYPRAIGASQIERIARGSGTDEESVRELLQQFKMMERTIKQFQGMGSEKEMQRMMQQMQQGGGGGGMGGPFG
- a CDS encoding bifunctional 4-hydroxy-2-oxoglutarate aldolase/2-dehydro-3-deoxy-phosphogluconate aldolase; the protein is MPDKLETYGRIVDAGVVAVMRGIDPDDAVPVAEALYEGGVEALEITVDAPRATEMIADVDRALADTDAVVGAGTVLDEAMAVNVIEAGADYLLAPHFDRGMVEACNRYGKVAIPGVATPTEAVRAAEAGADMLKVFPASDLGPGYISAIQGPLGQLPIVATGGVSPDNVADFFAAGAAAVGAGSAMIDYDAIDRGDMAGVREHAATFAEAVDEARS
- a CDS encoding DUF7344 domain-containing protein: MLGQTFQILANKHRRRLLTELLHSRGDGSICVPEEVVDEEQTLENADVALRHQHLPLLEEAQFVRWNTDTQTVERGAKFDEICPLLTLLTANSQTLPGEWV
- a CDS encoding dihydrolipoyl dehydrogenase, which translates into the protein MTDFDIIVLGGGSGSQVATAAAEEGLEAVVVEPGPLGGACVTRGCVPSKALIHRADVLEEIRGAERFGIDAAVRGIDYAAITDAIHDTVYEKADAQAESLEENEHVTLYRGAGRFLDDETVLVEREDDEDVEIRGKTIVVAVGSRPVEPPIDGLEAVDYYTSDDVLYLDDPPESLLVVGGGYIGAEMGYFFDAVGTAVTMVGRSDRLLPREDEAASEAVTDALAERFDVHAGHEVTAVSERDGGIAAVVESDDETIELTADALLLATGRRPNTDTLDLENAGIDTDDGGAVDVDEFCKTSADGVWALGDVIGAQPYKHAADYEARCVTVNVLEDTQQAVDYDAVPHAVFTRPRVASVGRTEEELAEEGLEYEAATVSYDAAPLGLLLESDGFVKVLAEPDGGEILGCHVVGPEAPTLIQEVVVAMERAGGRVDDVVAAVHVHPALSEVILAAFDELSTRPYSTAPDWRDVGE
- a CDS encoding catalase; this encodes MSDDEPSTDDGVPRENSTADRPAATDGGSESGTSGNEVDENSKRDQLEEVTENPEGEELTTDHGVKVTDTDNSLKAGERGPTIMEDFHFREKMTQFDHESIPERVVHARGTGAHGYFQPYEDPDLGDEYDDLEEVTKAKVLTDSDQKTPVFVRFSTVVGSRGSSDTVRDVRGFATKFYTEEGNWDLVGNNMPPFFIQDAMDFPDLVHAIKPEPDNAIPQASAAHDTFWDFASLKPETTHMLMWVLSGRALPRAYRMMQGFGVHTFRLVNDDGESVFVKFHWTPKLGVNQLVWDETTKLWGKSSDFNRKGLYDVIEEGYDPEWELGIQIFDEERAEEFDFDVLDPTKIVPETEVPVRPIGKMVLNETPDNFFAEVEQVAFHPGNVVPGIDFSNDPLLQGRLFSYQDTQLNRFGSANWDEIPINRPIAERHNNQRAGFMRQEINEGKVSYKPNSIGDDDPQEVPEEEGGYEHYAEKVDGKKIRNRSESFEDHFTQARLFWNSMSEPEKQNIVDAAHFELGKVGRMEIRERMVYDLFNNVDHEFAKRVAEGIGVEPPEEPGDQLPDHDREDPSLSMENRTPDTIETRKIAVLLDDGFDDDHVSKLQSALEDEGARVKIISKVLGEKSGADGETVDPDQHHVAAASVAFDAVVVPGGSESVDAMGGQGTPKHFVAEAFKHYKPVAALGEGVDLLEAVELPGVDLSDGDLVSDQGVVTSRDGEDLESFLEAFVDAVAAHRHWEREPAEVPA